One region of Culex pipiens pallens isolate TS chromosome 2, TS_CPP_V2, whole genome shotgun sequence genomic DNA includes:
- the LOC120413839 gene encoding protein takeout-like, with product SHEFPAPVLRACPTSDPQYEKCVRGVIESIRPNIISGNFGEGHPKAPPLEPFSIPKLNIDHGASFRVKLTNSVIRGLGGFVLGRVRFSTEDRVINITLKEPTISLKGQYDLNMKVAIMDVYGKGDLAVNLNNTNVNLQLTYDIGKDQTVQVRAIVVKLRFDKVRVQLKNLFDGDKALGKMANDVVNKNPAMLLDEVGPELEVFLGKLFTDIANTVIGGATEQELLPP from the exons TCACATGAATTTCCAGCCCCAGTCCTGCGGGCATGTCCGACAAGCGATCCCCAGTATGAAAAATGCGTTCGAGGGGTCATCGAAAGCATTCGCCCGAACATTATTTCGGGTAATTTTGGTGAAGGTCATCCGAAGGCACCCCCGCTGGAACCGTTTTCGATACCGAAACTAAACATCGACCACGGGGCCAGTTTCCGGGTTAAGCTGACCAACTCCGTGATCCGAGGATTGGGCGGTTTTGTGCTGGGCCGTGTCAG ATTCAGCACAGAAGATAGGGTGATCAACATAACCTTGAAAGAACCAACTATTTCCCTAAAGGGACAGTACGATCTGAACATGAAAGTTGCCATCATGGATGTCTATGGAAAAGGCGATCTTGCAGTCAATTTGA ATAACACGAACGTAAACCTCCAGCTCACTTACGACATTGGAAAGGATCAAACCGTTCAGGTGCGGGCAATCGTGGTTAAGTTGCGATTTGACAAGGTTCGTGTCCAGCTGAAGAACCTCTTCGACGGTGATAAGGCATTGGGAAAGATGGCTAACGATGTAGTCAACAAGAACCCGGCCATGCTGCTCGATGAGGTGGGTCCAGAGCTTGAGGTGTTTTTGGGAAAGCTTTTTACCGATATTGCTAACACCGTGATTGGAGGAGCAACTGAGCAGGAGTTGTTGCCGCCTTAA